One Phaseolus vulgaris cultivar G19833 chromosome 11, P. vulgaris v2.0, whole genome shotgun sequence genomic window carries:
- the LOC137835263 gene encoding uncharacterized protein has translation MEAVIPHTFVGPKVTFTGMEDSEALLTAFHTQMMLVGGSDAVRCKLFMSMLTGMAMDWFVSLPNGHITSFKQLSQLFREQYIANRAPPPVSYDLFDVKQYRGETLKEYINRFGAQVVKVGTTEEPMIVYAFRKGMCPRPFYRLRPPVKTDKVLGPHKDSWCEFHQAFGHHINNCLSLGHQLDELVKNGFLKDYLAGSSTAAALAVAEEGQAHEMPIHGEVHTISGGFSGGGPTASQRKRYVRSVNSVVEEGSDDPWESDLVFTKADLRDVVPHDNDPVVISFVTAGRRVHRVLMDQGSSADVMFWSTFNKLQLSPDLLRPYTGWDQVEVRGYLELRTTFTNGTASRTENIRYLVVNVNSAYNILLGRPTLNRLRAVASTRHMKMKLPDLSGRVIVIKSDQEEARKCYENSLKTKRGVVMVMERPPVSDTPMEVEPLEEATPVGEMPVEAVPVEAMPREAAPSEEAHGEASPMEEVSEEASPMEGVSEEALPEVIDEATPRREGHRSESRAESVRDRQPQPVDNVVERQIGGKVFKLGRLLSQEEQDEVAAIISRHLDAFA, from the exons ATGGAGGCGGTGATCCCTCACACGTTTGTGGGTCCTAAGGTAACTTTCACGGGAATGGAGGATTCCGAGGCActtctcactgcgttccacacgcaaatgatgctggtaggcggctctgacgccgtaagatgcaagcttttcatgagcaTGTTGACTggaatggccatggactggttcgtcagtctTCCAAACGGCCACATCACTTCTTTCAAACAACTCTCACAGTTGTTTCGTGAACAATACATAGCAAACCGGGCTCCACCACCGGTATCATATGATTTGTTTGACGTAAAGCAGTATCGAGGCGAAACCTTGAAAGAATACATCAACCGTTTCGGCGCACAagtggtgaaggttggcaccacaGAGGAGCCGATGATTGTATATGCATTCAGGAAGGGGATGTGCCCTAGACCATTCT acaggttgaggccaccagtgAAGACTGATAAAGTGCTAGGACCTCACAAAGACtcgtggtgcgagttccaccaggcgTTTGGGCATCACATCAACAACTGCTTGTCGTTGGgccatcagttggatgagctggTGAAGAACGGTTTTCTGAAAGATTATCTGGCCGGGTCTTCTACGGCCGCAGCACTGGCGGTAGCAGAGGAGGGTCAGGCACACGAGATGCCGATCCATGGGGAAGTCCACACCATCTCTGGTGGCTTCTCAGGAGGAGGGCCCACTGCCTCTCAGCGCAAGAGGTATGTGAGGTCAGTTAATTCAGTAGTTGAGGAGGGTTCGGatgacccgtgggagtcagatCTTGTGTTTACCAAGGCTGACCTACGTGATGTCGTCCCACATgataatgaccccgtggtcatttcgttCGTCACCGCTGGGAGGAGGGTGCACCGAGTTCTCATGGACCAGGGCAGTTcagcagatgtcatgttctggtccaccttcaacaagctgcagttgtcccctgacctGCTAAGGCCATACACTGGAT gggaccaagtggaggtgcGTGGCTACCTGGAGCTAAGGACGACGTTTACGAATGGAACGGCGTCACGTACTGAGAACATTCGATACTTAGTAGTGAATGTcaattcagcctacaacattttgttgggtagGCCTACGCTGAATAGGCTAAGAGCAGtggcctccacacgccacatgaagatgaagctgccagacctTAGTGGCCGGGTGATCgtgatcaagtctgatcaggaGGAGGCccgaaagtgctatgagaatagcttaAAAACGAAGAGGGGAGTGGTCATGGTGATGGAACGCCCGCCCGTTTCGGATACGCCTATGGAGGTAGAGCCTCTAGAGGAGGCGACACCCGTGGGGGAGATGCCTGTCGAGGCTGTACCCGTGGAAGCGATGCCCAGGGAAGCTGCACCCTCAGAAGAAGCACATGGGGAGGCCTCGCCCATGGAAGAAGTATCTGAGGAGGCCTCGCCCATGGAGGGAGTGTCAGAGGAGGCCTTGCCTGAAGTAATCGATGAGGCGACGCCTAGGCGAGAAGGCCACAGAAGCGAGTCTCGTGCAGAGAGCGTGCGAGATAGGCAACCCCAGCCGGTAGACAATGTGGTTGAGAGGCAGATTGGTGGTAAAGTATTCAAGTTGGGACGATTATTGAGCCAGGAGGAGCAGGATGAAGTGGCGGCGATAATCTCGCGCCACCTAGACGCATTCGCATAG
- the LOC137835231 gene encoding uncharacterized protein, whose amino-acid sequence MTPYKRYLVDEILPLEPTKARKMKKNSSKYTLIDGKLFRHGFTHPIQVCVSGEQCTRIMAELHKGICGSHINGRALSSKAICAGYYWPTMREDCTGYAQQCKKCQQHAN is encoded by the coding sequence ATGACACCTTACAAGCGCTACTTGGTTGATGAGATACTCCCGCTAGAGCCTACAAAGGCtaggaaaatgaagaaaaattcgagcaagtacACCTTGATCGATGGAAAGTTGTTTAGAcatgggttcactcaccctatccagGTATGTGTAAGTGGTGAGCAGTGCACGCGCATCATGGCAGAACTCCATAAAGGGATATGTGGGAGCCACATCAATGGCCGAGCTCTCTCGTCGAAGGCCATTTGTGCaggatattattggccaaccatgagggaagattgcacaGGGTATGCACAGCAGTGCAAGAAGTGCCAGCAACATGCTAACTAG
- the LOC137831008 gene encoding uncharacterized protein yields the protein MLFVLGCSSANAKFLSDDLGTPFHCFHPSNTVYSKKCSPKLQLRCTPSQRNSFKSFCKKEEEETPFSQGFSALQDDDSPWESGNVWSNLALYLFALHIPFSFGGLSVVAFFNGQPVLDPQTEALSLLTIQILELSGALVLLKHTAKPQYKFSNFFKKNNLLSYRNWFLSSALGFGFLALLIFLTSLLAYLLYGSKPVSNPIQKEMLVNSGISRVFCVVAYCIVIPLLEEVVYRGFLLTSLSSTMEGQQAVAISSAIFSAIHLSAQNFLQLFVIGCILGCSYSWTGNLSSSIVIHSLYNALTLVISYFY from the exons ATGTTGTTTGTTCTGGGGTGTTCATCTGCTAATGCTAAATTTCTTAGTGATGATTTGGGCACACCCTTTCACTGTTTTCACCCTTCAAACACGGTTTATAGCAAAAAATGTTCACCGAAACTGCAGTTGAGATGCACTCCCTCCCAACGCAACAGTTTTAAGAGCTTTTgcaaaaaggaagaagaagaaacaccATTTTCTCAG GGATTCTCAGCCTTGCAAGATGATGATAGCCCATGGGAGAGTGGGAATGTGTGGAGCAATCTTGCACTGTATTTATTCGCTTTGCATATCCCTTTCAGTTTTGGAGGCTTATCCGTTGTGGCCTTTTTCAATGGACAACCAGTTCTTGACCCACAAACTGAG GCCTTATCTCTTCTCACCATTCAGATTCTCGAGCTTAGTGGGGCTCTAGTTTTGTTGAAGCACACAGCTAAGCCACAATACaagttttcaaatttcttcaaaaAGAACAACTTATTGAGCTACAGGAACTGGTTTCTGTCATCAGCTCTGGGATTTGGGTTTCTTGCTCTTCTGATTTTCTTAACGTCTCTACTTGCTTACTTATTATATGGCTCCAAG CCTGTGAGCAACCCCATACAGAAGGAAATGCTCGTAAACAGTGGGATCTCAAGAGTGTTTTGTGTGGTTGCTTATTGCATTGTCATTCCCCTTTTGGAAGAAGTTGTTTATAGGGGATTTCTTTTGACATCACTTTCATCCACCATGGAAGGCCAACAAGCTGTTGCCATAAGCTCAGCTATATTCAGTGCCATTCACTTATCTGCTCAGAACTTTCTACAATTGTTCGTCATTGGGTGTATACTTGGATGCTCCTATTCTTGGACTGGGAATTTGAGTTCCTCCATTGTTATACATTCCTTGTACAATGCTTTGACCCTAGTAATATCTTATttctattaa
- the LOC137835245 gene encoding uncharacterized protein, producing MSYDVFDIKKYQGESLKEFLNSFGVQVVRLKPTDEAMTVHAFTKGMLPRPFSESLLRYYPKTFCEIRRRAITHIAAEDQVTEKCGFVGPVRPRAAGRPQPMRVDEATTGKKGSGKQQPYEKPQTRARTRRDLPPKHNFRVELKELIIIPNIATRLKMPPKTDKKMGPNKNAWCEFHQAYGHPMRNCLALGYQLDELVKSEFLKDYLQEP from the coding sequence ATGTCATACGATGTCTTTGACATAAAgaagtatcagggagagtccttgAAGGAGTTCTTGAATAGTTTTGGAGTCCAGGTGGTGAGGTTAAAGCCCACAGATGAAGCCATGACGGTGCACGCCTTCACCAAAGGAATGCTACCAAGGCCTTTCAGTGAATCGCTTCTCAGATATTATCCGAAGACGTTTTGCGAGATCAGACGTCGGGCTATAACGCACATCGCCGCAGAAGATCAAGTCACAGAGAAATGTGGCTTCGTTGGTCCTGTCCGACCTCGAGCAGCAGGTCGACCTCAACCCATGAGGGTGGATGAGGCGACAACAGGGAAGAAAGGCTCGGGGAAGCAGCAACCTTACGAGAAGCCCCAGACTAGAGCACGCACGCGGAGAGACCTACCCCCCAAGCACAATTTTCGTGTAGAACTCAAGGAGCTTATCATTATTCCTAACATAGCGACAAGACTGAAGATGCCCCCAAAGACCGACAAGAAGATGGGGCCCAATAAGAAtgcttggtgcgaattccaccaagcATATGGCCACCCCATGCGCAACTGCTTGGCTCTGGGGTACCAATTGGACGAGCTAGTGAAAAGCGAATTCTTGAAGGACTATCTCCAGGAGCCGTAG
- the LOC137835239 gene encoding uncharacterized protein: MIPVEIQENSPRFQNFVVEKFNEERKLNLDLLDEVREEARIKAKALKRRVEYKYSSKLRPWQFQVADLVMRKAHTYQLDNKLSPKWTGPFRVTEALGNGAYRLETLEGGAIPCTWNAANLKFYFS, translated from the coding sequence atgattccagtagaaatccaagaAAACTCGCCAcgtttccagaactttgtggtcgaaaagttcaatgaagagagaaagttgaacctggacctactggacgaagtaagggaggaagcaaggatCAAGGCTaaagccttgaagagaagggtggagtacaagtataGCTCCAAGCTGAGACCTTGGCAGTTTCAGGTtgccgacctggtgatgcggaaGGCCCACACATACCAGCTAGAtaacaagttgtcccccaagtggactggtcctttcagagtgacagaggcccttgggaatggagcatacaggctcgAGACATTAGAAGGTGGGGCGATCCCTTGTACTTGGAATGCAGCTaaccttaaattttatttcagttga
- the LOC137835217 gene encoding transcription factor GTE12-like: MSDGLKRKNKKGYYAKAIWVNTKNPLEFGANNQEIRYKECDKSKKSWAMLKHLMVGRDAWIFKKSDLGDHKNMKKKTMTLQDIESKLKRLEYSKVDEFVDDMMSVFSYPLGYPPRSEIHKIATRITQTFELTWKTMKKRQIVDENP; the protein is encoded by the exons ATGTCGGACGGGCTTAAGCGG AAGAATAAGAAGGGATATTATGCAAAAGCAATAtgggttaatacaaaaaatccATTAGAATTCGGTGCCAATAATCAAGAAATTAGGTACAAGGAGTGTGATAAGAGTAAGAAGAGTTGGGCAATGTTGAAGCATTTAATGGTTGGAAGAGATGCATGGATTTTCAAAAAGAGTGATCTTGGTGACCATAAGAACATGAAAAAGAAGACAATGACTTTACAGGATATTGAATCAAAGCTAAAAAGATTGGAGTACTCAAAAGTTGATGAGTTTGTTGATGACATGATGAGTGTCTTCTCTTATCCCTTGGGTTATCCTCCAAGAAGTGAGATACACAAAATTGCAACAAGAATTACTCAAACTTTTGAGCTCACTTGGAAAACCATGAAGAAAAGGCAGATAGTTGATGAAAATCCTTAA